ATCGTTTTGGAGAAAAATTTGAAGCAGAAATAGAAGCCTAATAATGCTTTCAGATGACTCTGGTTATAAATTTAATATAGATTTAATTAACCGCGTTAATTGGTAACACTTGATACCATTATCTTGTAGATTAATTAATAGCGTTGGATGTTAACGTTCAACGCCACCATAAAATCCCTCTTTTGGATATGAAACTTAAAAAAACAGCAATTTTGATTCTTTTATCCGCATTTGTAGTAAAATCGAATGCTCAGGACGTTAAATTCCCTGTATTTAGTGCAGAAGCACATCGTGGTGGAAGAGGGCTTATGCCCGAAAATACTATTTTGGCTATGTTAAACGCCATGAAAATAGAAGGAATTACCACTTTGGAAATGGATACCCACATTTCTAAAGATGGTAAAGTCGTGGTAACACACGACGATTATCTGAGTCCGGCATTTATGCTTACCCCAGAAGGGAAAGACATTCCGGTAACAGATGCCAAGAAATATCCGATTTTCGGCATGAATTACGATGAAATTAAGCAGTTCGATTTGGGTACCAAATATTACGATCTTTTTCCTCAGCAAAAGAAGGAAAAGACGTATTTACCTTTACTTGCTGATTTAATTGATGCTGTTCAACGCGATATTAAAACCAATAAACGCAAACAGTTTTTCTACAATATTGAAAC
The nucleotide sequence above comes from Pedobacter riviphilus. Encoded proteins:
- a CDS encoding glycerophosphodiester phosphodiesterase family protein, translated to MKLKKTAILILLSAFVVKSNAQDVKFPVFSAEAHRGGRGLMPENTILAMLNAMKIEGITTLEMDTHISKDGKVVVTHDDYLSPAFMLTPEGKDIPVTDAKKYPIFGMNYDEIKQFDLGTKYYDLFPQQKKEKTYLPLLADLIDAVQRDIKTNKRKQFFYNIETKCSESGDGITNPKPEEFVKLLMDVIIKKKVTDFVVIQSFDKRTIQIIHEKYPKMKTSFLVANKKTYEENIADLGYKPFILSPVWQMVNEEFVKKAHADGVKIIPWTANTLADIQKLKTLNVDGIISDYPDILVQAK